A window of the Streptomyces luomodiensis genome harbors these coding sequences:
- a CDS encoding methionine synthase has translation MPGGDAREAVKTVTGSLETLPYLPELPARGPGADMIGRTAGLLVELYAHVEPSGWRISDRPGRDTRRARSWLGEDLDALEEFTQGYQGALKVSAVGPWTLAASLELRGGEAALSDPGACRDLTASLAEGVRAHLAEVRRRVPGAEVVLQLDEPSLTSVLRGSVRTASGYRTHAAVDRGVVEGALRTLVEAADGPVVVHSCAPAVPFGLLRRAGVAGVSFDLSLLTESEEESIGEAVEGGTSLFIGAVPGTDAPLSDPAGSVGGVRTLWRRLGLSPGTLAESVVITPSCGLAGASPGYARAALAHCVRAARSLADNPE, from the coding sequence ATGCCGGGCGGTGACGCCCGGGAGGCCGTGAAGACCGTCACCGGGTCGCTGGAGACGTTGCCGTATCTGCCGGAGCTGCCCGCGCGGGGGCCCGGCGCGGACATGATCGGGCGCACCGCCGGGCTGCTGGTCGAGCTGTACGCGCATGTGGAGCCGAGCGGGTGGCGGATCAGCGACCGGCCGGGCCGGGACACCCGGCGGGCGCGCTCCTGGCTGGGCGAGGACCTCGACGCGCTGGAGGAGTTCACCCAGGGATACCAGGGGGCGCTCAAGGTGTCGGCCGTGGGGCCCTGGACCCTGGCCGCCTCCCTCGAACTGCGCGGCGGCGAGGCCGCGCTGAGCGACCCGGGCGCCTGCCGCGATCTGACCGCCTCGCTCGCCGAGGGGGTGCGGGCGCATCTGGCGGAGGTGCGCCGCCGGGTGCCGGGCGCCGAGGTGGTGCTCCAGCTCGACGAGCCGTCGCTGACGTCGGTGCTGCGCGGCAGCGTCCGTACGGCCAGCGGCTACCGCACCCACGCCGCCGTGGACCGGGGCGTGGTCGAGGGCGCGCTGCGGACGTTGGTGGAGGCGGCCGACGGGCCGGTGGTGGTGCACTCGTGCGCGCCGGCCGTGCCGTTCGGGCTGCTGCGGCGCGCGGGCGTCGCGGGGGTCTCCTTCGATCTGTCGCTGCTCACGGAGAGTGAGGAGGAGTCGATCGGGGAGGCCGTGGAGGGCGGGACGTCCCTGTTCATCGGCGCGGTGCCGGGCACCGATGCCCCGTTGTCGGACCCTGCCGGTAGCGTCGGGGGTGTCAGGACGCTGTGGCGCAGGCTGGGGCTGTCACCGGGGACTCTCGCGGAGTCCGTGGTGATCACCCCGTCGTGCGGGCTCGCGGGCGCGTCGCCCGGGTACGCCCGTGCCGCGCTGGCCCACTGCGTCCGGGCGGCGAGATCGCTCGCGGACAACCCTGAGTAA
- the ligA gene encoding NAD-dependent DNA ligase LigA: MAGEQQSTVPAEARDEHVKLAEQVEEHRFRYYVKDSPVISDAEFDKLLRRLEALEEEYPELRTPESPTQKVAGAYETEFTEVEHRERMLSLDNAFDDEELAGWADRIAKELGSGSYHFLCELKVDGLAVNLTYEHGRLTRAATRGDGRTGEDITPNVRTIAKIPNRLKGDRVPALVEVRGEVFLPRERFAELNARLVEAGKPPFANPRNAAAGSLRQKDPKVTASRPLDMVVHGIGAREGFDIDRLSQAYELLHEWGLPTAAHFKVVDSIEGVREYIAYYGDNEHRHSVEHEIDGAVVKLDEIPLQGRLGSTSRAPRWAIAWKFPPEEVNTKLVDIRVGVGRTGRVTPYAVVEPITVAGSEVEFATLHNQDVVKAKGVLIGDTVVLRKAGDVIPEILGPVVDLRDGSEREFVMPAACPECDTPLQPAKEGDVDLRCPNSRSCPAQLRERIFYLAGRKSLDIENLGYVAAAALTQPLEPAEPPLRDEGDLFDLKIEQLLPIRSYVLDPDSGLPKRDPETGEEKVVTFFATQKGEAKKNALAMLANIEAAKERPLARIITGLSIRHVGPVAATALAREFRSLDRIAEAGEEELAAVEGVGPTIAASVKEWFAVDWHREIVEKWRRAGVRLEEVGGEDEGPRPLAGLTVVVTGTLQSYTRDGAKEALQSRGAKVTGSVSKKTDFVVVGDNPGSKYDKAVQVKVPVLDEGGFGVLLEQGPDAAREAALTPPEESGEQAGEEAGE; this comes from the coding sequence GTGGCCGGCGAACAGCAGTCGACGGTGCCCGCGGAGGCACGGGATGAGCACGTCAAGCTCGCTGAGCAGGTCGAGGAGCACCGCTTCCGGTACTACGTGAAGGACTCCCCGGTCATCAGCGACGCGGAGTTCGACAAGCTCCTGCGCAGGCTGGAGGCGCTGGAGGAGGAGTACCCCGAGCTCAGGACGCCGGAGTCGCCCACCCAGAAGGTCGCGGGCGCGTACGAGACGGAGTTCACCGAGGTCGAGCACCGCGAGCGGATGCTCAGCCTGGACAACGCCTTCGACGACGAGGAGCTGGCCGGCTGGGCGGACCGCATCGCCAAGGAGCTGGGCAGCGGCTCGTACCACTTCCTGTGCGAGCTGAAGGTGGACGGTCTCGCGGTCAACCTCACCTATGAGCACGGGCGGCTGACCCGCGCCGCCACCCGTGGTGACGGCCGCACCGGCGAGGACATCACGCCCAATGTGCGCACGATCGCCAAGATTCCCAACCGGCTCAAGGGCGACCGTGTCCCGGCGCTGGTGGAGGTGCGCGGCGAGGTCTTCCTGCCCCGGGAGCGGTTCGCCGAGCTGAACGCGCGGCTGGTGGAGGCCGGCAAGCCGCCGTTCGCCAACCCGCGGAACGCGGCGGCGGGTTCGCTGCGCCAGAAGGACCCGAAGGTCACCGCCTCCCGGCCGCTGGACATGGTGGTGCACGGCATCGGCGCCCGGGAGGGCTTCGACATCGACCGGCTGTCGCAGGCGTACGAGCTGCTGCACGAGTGGGGGCTGCCGACCGCCGCCCACTTCAAGGTGGTGGACTCGATCGAGGGCGTCCGTGAGTACATCGCGTACTACGGGGACAACGAGCACCGCCACTCGGTGGAGCACGAGATCGACGGCGCGGTCGTCAAGCTGGACGAGATCCCGTTGCAGGGGCGGCTCGGCTCCACCTCCCGGGCGCCGCGCTGGGCGATCGCCTGGAAGTTCCCGCCCGAGGAGGTCAACACCAAGCTGGTCGACATCCGGGTGGGCGTGGGGCGCACGGGGCGGGTGACGCCTTATGCGGTGGTCGAGCCGATCACGGTCGCGGGCTCGGAGGTCGAATTCGCGACACTGCACAACCAGGATGTCGTCAAGGCCAAAGGCGTGCTGATCGGTGACACCGTGGTGCTGCGCAAGGCGGGCGATGTCATTCCGGAGATCCTGGGGCCGGTCGTCGATCTGCGGGACGGCAGCGAGCGGGAATTCGTGATGCCGGCCGCGTGCCCCGAGTGCGATACGCCGCTCCAGCCCGCCAAGGAGGGCGATGTCGATCTGCGGTGCCCCAACAGCCGGTCCTGCCCGGCGCAGTTGCGCGAGCGGATTTTCTATCTCGCGGGGCGCAAATCCCTGGACATCGAGAACCTCGGTTATGTGGCCGCGGCCGCCCTCACCCAGCCGCTGGAACCCGCCGAACCGCCGCTGAGGGACGAGGGCGATCTGTTCGATCTGAAGATCGAACAACTGCTGCCCATTCGCTCGTACGTACTCGACCCGGACAGCGGACTGCCCAAGCGCGATCCGGAGACCGGCGAGGAGAAGGTCGTCACCTTCTTCGCCACCCAGAAGGGTGAGGCCAAGAAGAACGCCCTGGCGATGCTGGCCAATATCGAGGCGGCCAAGGAGCGCCCGCTGGCCCGGATCATCACCGGTCTTTCGATCCGTCATGTCGGCCCCGTCGCGGCCACCGCGCTGGCCCGTGAATTCCGCTCCCTGGACCGGATCGCCGAGGCGGGCGAGGAGGAGCTGGCGGCCGTGGAGGGGGTGGGTCCGACCATCGCCGCCTCGGTCAAGGAGTGGTTCGCGGTCGACTGGCACCGCGAGATCGTCGAGAAATGGCGGCGGGCCGGGGTCCGGCTGGAGGAGGTGGGCGGCGAGGACGAAGGCCCCCGTCCGCTGGCGGGACTCACCGTCGTGGTCACCGGCACGCTCCAGTCGTACACCCGGGACGGTGCCAAGGAGGCGTTGCAGAGCCGTGGGGCCAAAGTCACCGGATCGGTTTCGAAAAAGACTGATTTCGTGGTGGTCGGCGACAATCCGGGTTCCAAGTACGACAAGGCCGTGCAGGTGAAGGTTCCCGTGCTCGATGAGGGCGGATTCGGCGTGCTGCTCGAACAGGGGCCCGACGCGGCGCGAGAGGCCGCGCTGACGCCTCCGGAAGAGTCCGGGGAGCAGGCCGGTGAGGAGGCGGGGGAGTAG
- a CDS encoding DUF5753 domain-containing protein — protein MELEAEAIALHTFDAHVINGLLQTEVYAHAVISTQAPAVDDEETERAVHRRLSRQKLLHRKPPPRLTFLVQECTVRRPIGGLDVRNEQLRHMVRCAELPQLTLQIMPENRETHAGLDGPMTLLESPDHLTVAYVEGQRGSYFVSDAEDVSVLNHRYGILRSQALTPEASVELIEGLLREGKR, from the coding sequence GTGGAGCTTGAAGCTGAGGCCATCGCTCTGCACACGTTCGATGCGCATGTCATCAACGGGCTGCTCCAGACCGAGGTGTACGCGCACGCGGTGATCTCTACGCAGGCACCAGCGGTGGACGACGAGGAGACGGAGCGGGCCGTCCACCGGCGCCTGTCCCGCCAGAAGCTGCTGCACCGTAAGCCACCGCCACGTCTGACCTTCCTGGTTCAGGAGTGCACGGTTCGACGCCCCATCGGCGGCCTGGACGTACGGAACGAACAGCTGCGGCACATGGTGAGATGCGCCGAGCTGCCGCAGTTGACGCTCCAGATCATGCCGGAGAACCGCGAAACGCACGCCGGACTGGACGGCCCCATGACGCTGCTGGAATCGCCGGATCACCTGACGGTCGCCTATGTCGAAGGGCAGCGGGGCAGCTACTTCGTCTCCGATGCCGAGGACGTCAGCGTCCTCAACCACCGCTATGGCATTCTGCGCTCGCAGGCCCTCACCCCCGAAGCGTCCGTCGAGTTGATCGAGGGCTTGCTCAGGGAGGGAAAGCGATGA
- a CDS encoding TIGR03619 family F420-dependent LLM class oxidoreductase, with protein sequence MRIGFALPQFGPLAHQPEDIARFARQAEELGADSLWVGDRLLAPVDPSVGYGGTDAIPPEFRTALDPFTVLATAAAATERVRLGSDVINAPWYPPAVLARSLTTIDLLSGGRLLVGLGTGWSPEEYEAVDIPMSERGRRLDECLDALHAWWTENPVEYRGDHWTVPASHIDLKPASRPHPPVYLAAFAPAAVRRVARRADGWLPVAVVPAKPGAPDPIAALTEQLGGVRAAVEREGRDPAAFDVILRINPSADASVDDIVTTLVRAEREAGVQHAFVDPTYLAKNADQALDLVERVLERARPS encoded by the coding sequence ATGCGCATCGGTTTCGCCCTCCCCCAGTTCGGCCCGCTGGCCCACCAGCCCGAGGACATCGCGAGATTCGCCCGCCAGGCCGAGGAGCTCGGCGCGGACAGCCTGTGGGTCGGCGACCGCCTGCTCGCCCCGGTCGACCCGAGCGTCGGCTACGGGGGCACCGATGCGATCCCGCCGGAATTCCGCACCGCGCTGGACCCCTTCACCGTGCTGGCCACCGCCGCCGCGGCCACCGAGCGGGTGCGGCTCGGCAGCGACGTCATCAACGCCCCCTGGTACCCGCCCGCGGTGCTCGCCCGCTCCCTCACCACCATCGACCTGCTGAGCGGGGGCCGGCTGCTGGTCGGACTCGGCACCGGCTGGTCCCCCGAGGAGTACGAGGCCGTGGACATCCCCATGAGCGAGCGCGGCCGGCGCCTCGACGAATGCCTCGACGCCCTGCACGCCTGGTGGACCGAGAACCCGGTCGAGTACCGCGGAGACCACTGGACCGTGCCCGCCTCCCACATCGACCTCAAACCGGCCTCCCGCCCCCACCCGCCGGTCTACCTCGCCGCCTTCGCCCCCGCGGCCGTGCGCCGGGTGGCCCGGCGCGCCGACGGCTGGCTGCCCGTCGCGGTCGTGCCCGCCAAGCCCGGAGCCCCCGACCCCATCGCCGCGCTCACCGAGCAGCTGGGCGGGGTACGGGCGGCGGTCGAGCGGGAGGGACGGGACCCGGCGGCATTCGACGTGATCCTGCGCATCAACCCGAGCGCCGACGCCTCCGTGGACGACATCGTGACGACCCTGGTCCGGGCCGAGCGGGAGGCGGGCGTCCAGCACGCCTTCGTCGATCCGACCTACCTCGCGAAGAACGCCGACCAGGCCCTGGACCTCGTCGAGCGCGTGCTGGAGCGAGCCCGCCCGAGCTGA
- a CDS encoding SDR family oxidoreductase gives MGTHLITGAGSGIGAAVTERLAERGEELWLLARDAGRAKELAGRFPGVRTVVGDLADPEKLSWAFGHQTLPDRLDSLLHIAGVVDLGEIGELTPKAWNRQLAANLVAPAELTRLLLPQLRLAQGHVVFVNSGAGLRANPQWGAYAASKHGLKALADALRAEESGNGVRVTTVYPGRTATPMQVKVHQQEGKTYDAERWIAPETVATTILTALDLPRDAEITDLQVRPRG, from the coding sequence ATGGGAACGCATCTGATCACTGGGGCAGGCTCGGGCATCGGCGCGGCGGTCACCGAGCGGCTGGCCGAGCGCGGCGAGGAGCTGTGGCTGCTCGCGCGGGACGCGGGGCGGGCGAAGGAGCTGGCGGGGCGGTTCCCGGGGGTGCGGACGGTCGTCGGTGACCTGGCGGACCCGGAGAAGCTGTCGTGGGCGTTCGGCCACCAGACGCTGCCCGACCGGCTGGACTCGCTGCTGCACATCGCCGGAGTGGTCGACCTGGGCGAGATCGGGGAGCTGACCCCGAAGGCGTGGAACCGGCAGCTCGCCGCCAACCTCGTCGCGCCCGCCGAGCTGACCCGGCTGCTGCTGCCCCAGCTGCGGCTGGCCCAGGGGCACGTCGTCTTCGTCAACTCCGGCGCCGGACTGCGCGCCAACCCCCAGTGGGGCGCGTACGCCGCCAGCAAGCACGGGCTCAAGGCGCTGGCCGACGCGCTGCGCGCGGAGGAGAGCGGCAACGGCGTACGGGTGACGACGGTCTACCCGGGGCGCACGGCCACCCCGATGCAGGTGAAGGTGCACCAGCAGGAGGGCAAGACGTACGACGCGGAGCGCTGGATCGCGCCGGAGACCGTGGCGACGACCATCCTGACCGCCCTCGACCTGCCGCGCGACGCCGAGATCACCGACCTCCAGGTGCGACCGCGCGGCTGA
- a CDS encoding DUF397 domain-containing protein, with protein MDRYHPAACRMTGNNCIEVAADDSGIAIRESSDPDAVVTTDRTALRAFLRGVKEGRFHLSAG; from the coding sequence ATGGACAGATACCACCCCGCCGCTTGCCGCATGACCGGCAACAACTGCATAGAGGTCGCCGCCGACGACAGCGGCATAGCCATCCGCGAGAGTTCCGACCCGGACGCCGTCGTCACGACCGACCGCACCGCACTCCGCGCATTCCTGCGCGGAGTGAAGGAAGGGCGCTTCCACCTGTCGGCGGGCTGA
- a CDS encoding type II toxin-antitoxin system VapC family toxin: MIYLLDTNVIAELTRARPDAKVLEWFHSTARPNRYLSVITVAEVEAGVEAAVDSVRKARYAEALARLSREYSGRTAIIGQREAAAYLALHKSLKAAGTPVDPPDALIAATALANGWTVASRNTKHLARTGALLINPWEGAE, encoded by the coding sequence ATGATCTACTTACTGGACACCAATGTGATCGCTGAACTCACCAGGGCCAGGCCTGACGCCAAGGTCCTGGAGTGGTTTCACTCGACGGCGCGCCCCAATCGCTACCTGAGTGTGATCACGGTCGCCGAGGTCGAAGCAGGGGTCGAAGCTGCCGTGGACAGTGTCCGCAAAGCGCGTTACGCCGAGGCTCTTGCCCGGCTGAGCCGGGAGTACAGCGGTCGGACAGCCATCATCGGCCAGCGGGAAGCGGCGGCCTACCTCGCCCTGCACAAGTCACTCAAAGCTGCCGGGACGCCCGTCGATCCGCCCGACGCTCTCATCGCGGCGACCGCCCTCGCCAATGGTTGGACCGTGGCCAGCCGCAACACCAAGCACCTGGCGCGCACCGGTGCGCTGCTCATCAATCCCTGGGAGGGGGCGGAGTAG
- a CDS encoding TIGR00730 family Rossman fold protein: MNICVFCSAADLDDRYTAPAREFAELIGKGGHTLVWGGSDVGLMKVMADGVQEHGGRLVGISVEFLAAKARENADEMVIAKDLAERKAQLLARADAVVIMVGGTGTLDEATEILELKKHGLHIKPVVLLNAAGFYDGLKQQFQRMEEEGFLPVPLSELVFFAENGVEAMTYLESV; this comes from the coding sequence ATGAACATCTGCGTCTTCTGCTCCGCCGCCGACCTCGACGACCGCTACACCGCCCCCGCCCGCGAATTCGCCGAGCTGATCGGCAAGGGCGGTCACACGCTCGTGTGGGGCGGGTCCGACGTCGGGCTGATGAAGGTGATGGCGGACGGGGTGCAGGAGCACGGTGGGCGGCTGGTCGGGATCTCGGTGGAGTTCCTGGCCGCCAAGGCCCGGGAGAACGCAGACGAGATGGTGATCGCCAAGGACCTCGCCGAGCGCAAGGCGCAGCTGCTGGCCCGTGCCGACGCCGTGGTGATCATGGTGGGCGGGACCGGGACGCTGGACGAGGCCACCGAGATCCTGGAGCTGAAGAAGCACGGGCTGCACATCAAGCCGGTGGTGCTGCTCAACGCGGCGGGGTTCTACGACGGTCTGAAGCAGCAGTTCCAGCGCATGGAGGAGGAAGGGTTCCTGCCGGTGCCGCTGAGCGAGCTGGTCTTCTTCGCGGAGAACGGGGTGGAGGCCATGACGTACCTGGAGTCCGTCTAG
- a CDS encoding outer membrane protein assembly factor BamB family protein, with translation MVMVEVTWRSRRSLGLLVVLALAAGAGVTWWLTRPDPQDGERVSGPHGAYPAALGTGAPAAPDHFVRKVDNAVAVDGGLSFHETDENDDGSPEGLTARSLRTGTTYWHYKRGGNVIRAVRVVDGTAVLRYDDGTLIAIDARSAEQRWQQDLPKKSRFGDRLWTANGVVATYAGDELIAVDLTTGKRAWTADVPESCDLGDVVFILGTAFGVEATCGSGPRPEDVVLGIDARRGTVRWRHPDWMGGLRYLPLTDHTVYAPHWNNTDRGAVIDVSGTKPVIHTAPDPDLAWDGQNRTTVLTTFGKEGERWKENNVLRARGTDDGRVQWTRHAPKDRRFGRALVADGRVYVVEQPQESRQRAPERGPARLLALDLTSGKPLHTAPIPVPDREDSEDSLDVRAVRDGIVAVGWQGVPGDAADSLTIVSD, from the coding sequence ATGGTCATGGTCGAGGTCACCTGGCGGTCGCGCCGGTCGTTAGGGCTGTTGGTCGTTCTCGCGTTGGCCGCCGGCGCCGGGGTCACCTGGTGGCTGACCCGCCCGGACCCCCAAGACGGCGAGCGGGTCAGTGGCCCGCACGGCGCGTACCCCGCCGCCCTCGGCACCGGTGCCCCGGCCGCGCCCGACCACTTCGTGCGGAAGGTCGACAACGCCGTGGCGGTCGACGGCGGGCTCTCCTTCCACGAGACCGACGAGAACGACGACGGCTCCCCCGAGGGCCTGACAGCCCGCAGCCTGCGCACCGGCACGACGTACTGGCACTACAAGCGGGGCGGGAACGTCATCAGGGCCGTGCGCGTCGTGGACGGCACCGCGGTCCTGCGGTACGACGACGGCACGCTGATCGCCATCGACGCGCGCTCCGCCGAGCAGCGCTGGCAGCAGGACCTCCCCAAGAAGTCCCGCTTCGGCGACCGGCTGTGGACGGCGAACGGCGTGGTGGCGACGTACGCCGGGGACGAGCTCATCGCGGTCGACCTGACGACCGGGAAGCGGGCGTGGACCGCCGACGTGCCCGAATCCTGCGACCTCGGCGACGTCGTGTTCATCCTGGGCACCGCCTTCGGGGTCGAGGCCACCTGCGGCAGCGGGCCCCGCCCCGAAGACGTCGTCCTGGGGATCGACGCCCGGCGCGGCACGGTGCGCTGGCGTCACCCCGACTGGATGGGCGGCCTTCGCTATCTTCCGCTCACCGACCACACCGTGTACGCCCCCCACTGGAACAACACGGACCGCGGGGCCGTGATCGACGTCTCCGGAACCAAGCCGGTCATCCACACCGCGCCCGACCCGGACCTCGCCTGGGACGGACAGAACCGCACCACCGTGCTGACGACGTTCGGGAAGGAGGGCGAGCGGTGGAAGGAAAACAACGTGCTGCGAGCGCGCGGCACGGACGATGGCCGCGTGCAGTGGACCCGTCACGCGCCGAAGGACAGGAGGTTCGGCCGGGCGCTGGTCGCCGACGGCCGCGTGTACGTCGTGGAGCAGCCGCAAGAGAGCCGTCAGCGCGCCCCCGAGCGCGGTCCCGCCCGGCTCCTGGCCCTTGACCTGACAAGCGGGAAGCCGCTGCACACCGCCCCCATACCCGTGCCTGACCGGGAGGACTCCGAGGACAGCCTGGACGTCCGAGCGGTGCGGGACGGCATCGTGGCCGTGGGATGGCAGGGCGTCCCCGGCGACGCTGCCGACAGCCTCACCATCGTCAGCGACTGA
- a CDS encoding DUF397 domain-containing protein, with amino-acid sequence MNAALRWFKSSYSGNEGSCVEVAIEWRKSSYSDGPKDACVEVAACPGAVHIRDSKDTAIPALTVTAPAWADFVAFAAHQPLANIN; translated from the coding sequence ATGAACGCCGCACTGCGCTGGTTCAAGAGCAGCTACAGCGGGAACGAAGGCTCTTGCGTCGAAGTCGCCATCGAGTGGCGCAAGTCCAGTTACAGCGACGGGCCGAAGGACGCATGCGTCGAGGTCGCCGCGTGCCCCGGTGCCGTACACATCCGCGACTCCAAGGACACCGCGATACCGGCCCTGACCGTCACCGCACCCGCCTGGGCGGACTTCGTCGCCTTCGCGGCCCACCAACCCCTGGCCAACATCAACTGA
- the mnmA gene encoding tRNA 2-thiouridine(34) synthase MnmA, with translation MTDFPGAPTGPRDGRRLRVLAAMSGGVDSAVAAARAAEAGHDVTGVHLALSANPQSFRTGARGCCTIEDSRDARRAADVIGIPFYVWDLAERFREDVVEDFIAEYEAGRTPNPCLRCNEKIKFAALLDKAIALGFDAVCTGHYATIVTREDGSRELHRASDMAKDQSYVLGVLDERQLAHAMFPLGDTLTTKDEIRAEAERRGLAVAKKPDSHDICFIADGDTQGFLAKHLGTAEGDIVDEDGRKLGTHEGAYGFTIGQRKGLRIGHPAPDGKPRYVLDISPVNNTVTVGPVEALDVAALTAIKPRWCGAPPTGPGTYTAQLRAHGGETEVTAELIEGSELRVTFTEPVRGVAPGQAIVLYDDTRVVGSATIASTERATAVAH, from the coding sequence ATGACTGACTTCCCCGGTGCGCCCACAGGTCCTCGCGACGGCCGTCGGCTGCGCGTCCTCGCCGCCATGTCCGGCGGTGTGGACTCCGCGGTCGCCGCCGCGCGGGCGGCCGAGGCGGGCCACGATGTGACCGGTGTCCACCTCGCGCTCTCCGCCAATCCGCAGTCGTTCCGCACCGGCGCCCGTGGCTGTTGCACCATCGAGGACTCGCGGGACGCGCGGCGCGCCGCCGATGTGATCGGCATCCCCTTCTACGTGTGGGACCTCGCCGAGCGCTTCCGCGAGGACGTGGTCGAGGACTTCATCGCCGAGTACGAGGCGGGCCGCACCCCCAATCCGTGTCTGCGCTGCAACGAGAAGATCAAGTTCGCCGCGCTGCTGGACAAGGCCATCGCCCTCGGCTTCGACGCCGTCTGCACCGGGCACTACGCCACGATCGTCACGCGCGAGGACGGCTCCCGGGAGCTGCACCGGGCCAGCGACATGGCCAAGGACCAGTCCTACGTCCTCGGCGTGCTCGACGAGCGCCAGCTCGCCCACGCGATGTTCCCCCTCGGCGACACCCTGACGACCAAGGACGAGATCCGCGCGGAGGCGGAGCGGCGGGGCCTGGCCGTCGCCAAGAAGCCCGACAGCCATGACATCTGCTTCATCGCCGACGGCGACACCCAGGGCTTCCTGGCCAAGCACCTCGGTACGGCCGAGGGCGACATCGTCGACGAGGACGGCCGCAAGCTGGGCACCCACGAGGGCGCGTACGGCTTCACCATCGGCCAGCGCAAGGGCCTGCGCATCGGCCACCCGGCGCCCGACGGCAAGCCGCGCTACGTCCTGGACATCTCCCCGGTGAACAACACGGTCACCGTCGGCCCCGTCGAGGCCCTGGACGTCGCCGCGCTCACCGCCATCAAGCCGCGCTGGTGCGGAGCCCCCCCGACGGGCCCCGGCACCTACACCGCCCAGCTGCGCGCCCACGGCGGCGAGACCGAGGTGACGGCCGAGCTGATCGAGGGCAGTGAGCTGCGGGTGACCTTCACCGAACCGGTGCGCGGCGTCGCCCCGGGCCAGGCGATCGTGCTCTACGACGACACCCGCGTGGTCGGCTCGGCCACGATCGCCTCGACCGAGCGGGCGACAGCGGTCGCCCACTAG
- a CDS encoding helix-turn-helix domain-containing protein, translating to MTQQKKRPSPAARLFGTQSRMMRERLGWTMKDLEARIPYSESMIAKVERGERLPKPSYVIATDEALMAQGLLVEAAKLLWQDGVPEWTQE from the coding sequence ATGACCCAGCAGAAGAAGCGGCCGTCACCGGCCGCCCGGCTCTTCGGGACGCAGTCCCGCATGATGCGGGAGCGGCTCGGCTGGACGATGAAGGATCTCGAGGCGCGGATTCCGTACTCGGAGTCGATGATCGCGAAGGTGGAGCGCGGCGAGCGACTGCCCAAGCCGTCGTATGTCATCGCGACGGACGAGGCGCTGATGGCCCAGGGATTGCTGGTCGAGGCGGCGAAGCTGTTGTGGCAGGACGGGGTGCCGGAGTGGACCCAGGAGTAG